ATCTTTGGGTTGTTGCAAGTGTGCCCGTACAGCGGCATCAATTGGGACAAGCTCTGCCGCGTACCCAATGGCTCTCATCCAGCGAGGCTGACTTGCTTTTTCAATGAGCTCTGTTTCTTCTGCATATTGCAGGCCCTGGGCCGCAATATATGCAGCCAAGACATGGTGCCGGAACTGATACTGGCCTGGAGCAAGCTGTCTTAGAACTCCCTGGGTTTTTAAGTGCGTCAGTATAAGCTGCGTCCGGCGCTGTGGCATGCGCTCTCGTGATTTTTCTGTTGTGTCTTCAGCGGCGTCACTGGCAATGTCGAAGGGCGTCCACGTATGAAGGACAGCCTGCTTTTCTGTTGTGACGGCGACCGTAACTCGTCCTGTGTCGAGTTCCTGTTCCGCGAGTTGTTGTAAATAGGGTAACCATGCTTCTAAATCCGCAAGGCGCTGGTCCAGGAAGTGATGAGGCCATTGGCCCGCTTGAGATGTGAGCATCTCTGAGTCAGAAGAAACGATATTGCTCAGCAGCGCGATATCGACCGGATGTAAGAGTTGTGATGCGGCTACAAGGTCTATATAAACCAACTCATTCAGGGCGGTTTCACTGGCTTTGAACTGATTGCTGATTGCTGTGGCGACGTTGGTCTCCGTCCATGGACGTAAGAAAACGGGCACAATATCCAACTCGCTCAGCCAATGATAGCCTGTCGGCAGCCCTGTCACGATCAACGTGTTGTTCGGATAGGTTGAAATCAGCGCTTCCAGCCATGTTTGCGCTAATTGCTGCTCAGTTTCGTTCAGGTCCTCATAACCATCAATGAGCAGTAGCGCATGACCTGTTGCAATGGCACGATACAGGCTTTGTGGTAATGTCTTGGCCGCGATGAAGCTGTATTGATCCTGCAAAGATTCGATCAATTGCTCTGCCGGGTCCAGCGGAGATTTTGCGCGAGCTAAGTGGCGGCTCAGGCTGGCGAGGTGGCAGTAAATGGGGATCGTGCGACGCAGTAGATTGACTTCGTGGTCCTCTTCTTCATCCCCAGTACCGATATATGTGCCACCATCGGCTTCAGCCATGCGCTCCTGTGCTTGTTGGGCCACGCGGATGCGGTGTTTAATCCGGTTTGCGCGTTCTTCCGGGGAGAGTTTCTCTTCGTAGCGGTCAATCTGGGCCTGAATCTTGTCATAGGGTGGTTTAAAGTCGAGCAGTTCCAGGCTCCATAAGGCGATGCACATGAGGGCCGTTGTTCGCCCACTTCCATTCACGCCAAGCAGGGCGATGCGCTGTGTTCCCTGGCTTAATTCTGGGATGCCGAGTGTCGGAATATTATAAGGGGCGTGCATAAACGGGTAGGTGTGGTTTTGTGGCACGACCCGGAAAACGTCGGGGTCTACTTCTTCTTCTGGCGCGCTAACCAGTGGGTCTGGTGGGATGAAGCGGGGTTCAACAGCAATATCGCTCAAATTATAGCGATCGCCAAAGAGATGGTTTTGCTGGCAAAAACGCACGAATTCATTCAAGTAGCGACGGTCACCATGCCTGGCTGCATAACGCTGTGTGATCGTTGTGGCCGCAGTTTGTGAGCGCCCAGGAATTCTACTTAGCATCGCTGTTCCTTCGCTTATTTATCCAGCTTCCATCTATCATGTGAACGCAATAGCGATTGTGATCTAGCCCAGATTTAAAGATCAACCAGGATACGGCCGCAGTTACGGCAAGTCACCAATTCATCCTGATCAGATGCACGGACGGCCCTGGCGACACTGTCAATTTGAGTTACGCCGCAGACGGTGCAGGTATCTTCTTTCATGACTGAGACAGCTCGATTGTTTTTCGTGCGGCGCAGCATGACATACTGATCCAGGATCGATTTATCAATGTGGGTTGCCATTTCCTGCCGCTGTTTTTCAAGGGCCTGATTATTTGTTTCTAAATCGCCCTTTTCAGTGATGAGGCCTTCGTTGTTGGCTGCGGCGGCTTGTAAAGCATCGTCATAGGCTTGCTTGCTGGTATCGAGGACAGCCTGTGCTTGTTCCAATTCCTCCATGGCTTTCAAAAGACGATCATCCCATTCTTCACGCCACTTTTTCAGGGAATCCACTTCTTGCTGCATATCTTGCAGTTCTTTTGGATTGGTGACGTTGCCACTATAGAGCCGAGATTCTGTTGTTTTTTGTTTTTCTTCATTAACCTGGATGCGGTGCTCAATATCGCTGAATTCTGCTTTGGCAGGTTTGAACTTGGCTTCGGCTTCTTCGAAGTCGGCTTTGGCTGTTTGAACCTCACCATTATCTTCTAACGAAGTCGTGATTTCGCGCAGGCGCCGCTTATTACCGATGAGTTTCAGCTCCACTTCCTGGAGGTCATACAAGGCACGGGCAGTATTCATAAGGAAACGGGCTTTCTATTGAGTCGTATAGTTAAGTATCACGAGCGCTCTACAACACGTTAATCGTGATTTTCGACAGAGAATCTCGCTATCCACAGAGCCTATTCAACACCATAATAAAGATATTCATAGATGTGCTACCCTGTGAACCATGATACTCTAATTCTAACGATAGTCTGCGAAATCCCCAATTAAAGAGTAGCGGATTGTGGTGAATCAAGCGAAGGTGAATGGAATGCAATCGACGTATACGGGTTATGTTGGGCGTGCAGAATGGCGCTGGGTGAGTGTTGTTACAGCGCTGGTCGTGATTTTGACCACACTGCCTTATCTCGTTGTTGCCTTCTATCCTTCTTCTGAACATTTCCTAGGTGTGCTGTATCACTATCAAGATGGGGCTGTTTATCTTTCCAAGATGATGCAGGGTGCGCAGGGGGCCTGGCTTGTACACTTCCAGCATACGCCGGAACCTCATCTGAGCGCTTTGATTTATCCGATCTATATCATTCTGGGGCAATTAGCGCGCTTATCTTTCATCCCGATTGTGCTGGTCTTCCATGTCGTGCGTTTGCTATCGATGCTGGTGATGTGCTCTGCTTTGTATCAGTTAGGCGCGTCGATATGGGTTAAAGTGCGGGCTCGCCGGATTTTCTTCATCATTGTGATGTTCGGCTCTGGCTTTGGCTGGCTGGTTGCGATCGTAAGCGGCGGTGATTTTTCTACGCCTGATCTGACGATGCCTTCTATTTATCCGCTCTATGCCAGCATTGTAAATGTGCACTACCCACTGACGATTGCCTTCCTGGCCTTACTCGCGACAGTATTTGTGCACGTCTTCCGCCCAGGTTTTGAGGCTAACCCAACTGTTGATAATGGTGGCGCGATTGCTTTCCTCGTTGGGATTGTACTGGCCTTTCTATATCAAGAAGCTTTGTTGGCTATTGTTGTTGCGGTCATTGGCAGCACCCTGGCACAATGGATTTT
The Phototrophicus methaneseepsis DNA segment above includes these coding regions:
- a CDS encoding HEAT repeat domain-containing protein produces the protein MLSRIPGRSQTAATTITQRYAARHGDRRYLNEFVRFCQQNHLFGDRYNLSDIAVEPRFIPPDPLVSAPEEEVDPDVFRVVPQNHTYPFMHAPYNIPTLGIPELSQGTQRIALLGVNGSGRTTALMCIALWSLELLDFKPPYDKIQAQIDRYEEKLSPEERANRIKHRIRVAQQAQERMAEADGGTYIGTGDEEEDHEVNLLRRTIPIYCHLASLSRHLARAKSPLDPAEQLIESLQDQYSFIAAKTLPQSLYRAIATGHALLLIDGYEDLNETEQQLAQTWLEALISTYPNNTLIVTGLPTGYHWLSELDIVPVFLRPWTETNVATAISNQFKASETALNELVYIDLVAASQLLHPVDIALLSNIVSSDSEMLTSQAGQWPHHFLDQRLADLEAWLPYLQQLAEQELDTGRVTVAVTTEKQAVLHTWTPFDIASDAAEDTTEKSRERMPQRRTQLILTHLKTQGVLRQLAPGQYQFRHHVLAAYIAAQGLQYAEETELIEKASQPRWMRAIGYAAELVPIDAAVRAHLQQPKDVLLSHVLDITQWLAYAGKQATWRQHILRLLGNMFVAPNQFIRVREQIAAALVASRDEGSKMILRAALQNPNPDIRILSSLGLGALHDAGAINPLRKLFTIPDEMVQISATLALGAIGTKDALNVVLEAMQRSENRGVRRAAAEMLAMYPDIGYETLYKAINEETDILLRRAILFGLGRIRTNWALITINEVVSSGKEEYYVRLAAMEVFRVLYEKESQGVNGYPSANAIPWLLEWGQQQQRTGAISDDVTGDEMLSFALESRQPQTRYLALLTITQLGLLNQISNVYKHLHDPNEAVRDTAYRTLAHFQNRIGADLPLPI
- a CDS encoding zinc ribbon domain-containing protein; the encoded protein is MNTARALYDLQEVELKLIGNKRRLREITTSLEDNGEVQTAKADFEEAEAKFKPAKAEFSDIEHRIQVNEEKQKTTESRLYSGNVTNPKELQDMQQEVDSLKKWREEWDDRLLKAMEELEQAQAVLDTSKQAYDDALQAAAANNEGLITEKGDLETNNQALEKQRQEMATHIDKSILDQYVMLRRTKNNRAVSVMKEDTCTVCGVTQIDSVARAVRASDQDELVTCRNCGRILVDL